In Virgibacillus sp. NKC19-16, a single genomic region encodes these proteins:
- a CDS encoding QueT transporter family protein, protein MKARTLVINGVLAALYIAVSVVIQPFGFTNVQFRISEMFNHLIVFNKKYFFGIILGVSLTNLLFSPLGIYDLIFGVAHSAISLSIIIVLARYIKNIWILLIANTLVFSFNMFIIAFELNLALALPFLFTWLTTAAGELVVMAVGIPIMYALNKRIHFNKLI, encoded by the coding sequence ATGAAAGCACGCACTTTAGTGATAAACGGAGTGTTAGCGGCGTTATATATCGCAGTTTCGGTAGTTATTCAACCTTTTGGATTTACGAATGTTCAGTTCCGTATTTCCGAGATGTTTAACCACCTCATTGTTTTTAATAAGAAATACTTTTTCGGAATTATTTTAGGCGTATCTTTAACCAATTTATTATTTTCACCATTAGGTATTTATGATCTTATATTTGGCGTTGCGCACTCGGCTATTTCATTATCCATTATCATAGTACTGGCGCGTTATATTAAAAATATATGGATCTTGCTGATTGCCAATACATTGGTATTTTCATTCAATATGTTCATCATTGCATTTGAACTCAACCTTGCATTGGCGTTGCCATTTCTATTCACATGGCTCACAACAGCCGCCGGGGAACTGGTCGTCATGGCTGTTGGGATACCCATTATGTATGCATTAAACAAACGGATACATTTTAATAAACTTATCTGA
- a CDS encoding sodium:solute symporter family protein: MTEYGVWIIILAIGYTFALIIAGQFAKRRVTKKDSYFVGNRNFNKWIVAFCITGLFSGSTYISILELSYLSGISAVWYGVAEMVQIFIIAFLIIRSFRKKMLVTVSGMIGDKYGRTAKGVAGAITAFAFPMWSVATAIAFASAIHVFTGISLPLSVAFTAILLFVYLQAGGMWSIAFTQTMNMVLFAVMLIIGVTAFFINPGIDGLRTLAVERPAMFDFGSVGLQVIVVWFGTFLVNVILAQAAFQMALSSRTPEEGQKGLIMAGFMAVPFIVGGVLFGIAASIIVPNAQTGLIAVPQYLMEVLPAPLVGLFFLGVWACALGWGGPCQFSGATSLGRDVGSALKPAATENQLIKYTKISLLLLTGLMIVFGLMRTEQSAWWNVLAWTIRNSATFAPVVAALFWPVVTKRAVVASLFTGFTSGLLWYYLGGWDPNEFYLNIHPVWVGSSINILTITLVTLIDQKADWFIQKTDRLAYIGFIGGILITLANVLYFAPLYQNGLFGLFSFAAILCFFIAAIRFFRPRDEQQHILPKHASS, encoded by the coding sequence ATGACGGAATATGGCGTATGGATTATCATTCTTGCGATTGGCTATACCTTTGCATTGATTATTGCCGGTCAATTTGCTAAACGGCGTGTAACGAAGAAAGACAGTTATTTTGTAGGCAATCGAAATTTCAATAAATGGATTGTGGCATTTTGTATAACTGGATTATTTTCTGGTTCTACATATATTTCCATTCTTGAGCTTTCGTATCTAAGCGGGATATCAGCAGTTTGGTATGGAGTTGCGGAAATGGTTCAAATTTTTATTATTGCCTTTTTAATCATTCGTTCATTTCGGAAAAAGATGCTTGTTACTGTTTCTGGCATGATTGGTGATAAATATGGACGAACAGCAAAAGGAGTTGCCGGGGCTATTACCGCCTTTGCGTTTCCCATGTGGTCGGTTGCAACTGCGATAGCATTTGCCTCTGCCATTCACGTGTTTACGGGGATATCCTTGCCTCTATCGGTGGCGTTTACCGCCATTCTGCTTTTCGTTTACCTGCAGGCTGGTGGCATGTGGTCCATCGCCTTTACGCAAACGATGAACATGGTATTATTTGCAGTAATGCTCATCATTGGTGTCACCGCCTTTTTCATAAATCCTGGGATAGACGGCCTCCGTACACTTGCTGTAGAAAGACCGGCTATGTTTGATTTTGGTAGTGTCGGATTGCAGGTTATTGTCGTTTGGTTTGGAACTTTCCTGGTAAACGTCATTCTTGCACAGGCCGCTTTTCAGATGGCACTTTCTTCACGAACACCTGAAGAAGGGCAAAAAGGCTTAATCATGGCTGGATTCATGGCTGTTCCATTCATCGTTGGTGGTGTTTTATTTGGGATTGCTGCTAGCATCATTGTTCCAAATGCACAAACCGGGCTCATTGCGGTTCCTCAGTATTTAATGGAAGTTCTTCCTGCACCGCTTGTAGGTCTGTTTTTCTTAGGCGTATGGGCATGCGCGCTGGGATGGGGAGGTCCGTGCCAATTTTCCGGAGCGACCAGTCTCGGTCGTGATGTCGGCAGTGCACTAAAGCCAGCTGCAACGGAGAATCAGCTGATCAAATATACAAAAATTTCCTTGCTGCTTTTAACAGGTTTAATGATTGTATTTGGCTTAATGCGGACAGAGCAATCCGCTTGGTGGAATGTACTTGCTTGGACCATTCGAAACAGTGCAACATTCGCTCCAGTCGTAGCCGCCCTGTTCTGGCCTGTCGTTACGAAACGTGCTGTTGTTGCGTCTCTATTTACAGGTTTTACAAGTGGATTGTTATGGTATTATCTGGGCGGCTGGGATCCAAATGAATTTTACCTGAATATTCATCCTGTTTGGGTTGGAAGCTCCATCAATATATTAACCATCACACTGGTAACGTTAATAGACCAAAAAGCAGATTGGTTTATTCAAAAAACGGATCGCTTGGCTTATATTGGCTTCATTGGTGGGATCTTAATCACCTTGGCAAATGTTCTTTATTTTGCTCCGCTGTATCAAAATGGTTTATTTGGTCTATTTAGTTTTGCAGCTATCTTGTGCTTTTTCATTGCGGCAATCCGTTTTTTCCGACCAAGAGATGAACAGCAGCATATACTACCGAAACATGCATCAAGTTAG
- a CDS encoding nucleoside hydrolase translates to MKRQVYLNHDGGVDDLVSLFLLLQMEDIDLLGVGVTPADCYLEPAVYASRKIVDRFGKGNGIEVAASTSRGKNPFPTDWRMHTFFVDALPILNESGSIQTKEAKLPSHQHMIEAIRESEEQVTLVFIGPLTDLARALKEAPDIENNVEKLVWMGGTFLENGNVAEPEHDGTAEWNAFWDPEAAKQVWDSSITIDLVALESTNKVPLTIDVRDSWATQRKDIGIDFLGQCYAMVPPLVHFQTNSTYFLWDVLTTATIGKVDLVKKKEVRCIVHADGASQGKTEIAETGRAVNFMYDVNRDAFFDYITELARQGK, encoded by the coding sequence ATGAAAAGACAAGTTTATTTAAATCATGATGGTGGTGTGGATGATTTAGTTTCTCTGTTTTTATTACTACAAATGGAAGATATTGATTTACTTGGTGTTGGGGTTACTCCAGCTGATTGCTATTTAGAACCTGCTGTATATGCAAGTCGCAAAATAGTGGATCGCTTTGGTAAAGGAAATGGAATTGAAGTAGCTGCCTCTACGTCCCGCGGCAAAAATCCATTTCCAACAGATTGGCGTATGCATACGTTTTTCGTTGATGCCCTTCCAATCCTAAATGAATCAGGTTCGATACAAACAAAAGAAGCAAAACTCCCGTCCCATCAACATATGATAGAGGCTATTCGCGAGAGTGAAGAGCAAGTTACATTAGTATTTATTGGACCACTAACTGATTTAGCACGTGCACTTAAAGAAGCACCTGACATCGAAAATAACGTTGAGAAATTAGTATGGATGGGTGGAACATTTTTAGAAAATGGGAATGTAGCAGAGCCGGAGCATGATGGTACAGCAGAATGGAATGCATTCTGGGATCCAGAAGCAGCTAAGCAAGTTTGGGATAGTTCGATTACCATCGATTTGGTCGCGCTGGAAAGTACGAATAAGGTACCACTTACAATAGATGTAAGAGATAGCTGGGCTACACAACGAAAAGATATCGGAATTGACTTTCTAGGTCAATGTTATGCGATGGTCCCGCCACTCGTTCATTTTCAAACCAACTCAACTTACTTTTTGTGGGATGTTCTGACAACAGCCACGATTGGAAAAGTGGATTTAGTCAAGAAAAAAGAAGTGAGATGCATTGTTCATGCGGACGGAGCTAGTCAAGGGAAAACAGAAATAGCCGAAACAGGGCGAGCCGTTAATTTCATGTATGACGTGAATCGCGATGCGTTTTTTGATTATATTACAGAACTTGCAAGGCAAGGTAAATGA
- a CDS encoding xylulokinase, producing MKEYIAVFDIGTTAVKGVLIDRHATIIGEYRVSVDTYYGDNGEVEQIPADWWEGMKEITQKWWFALNVAAKQIVAITFTGQMEDVISISSTYPNQKAMLYSDNRFEQEAAYIMKKLPHLQAKTGNTIRPSTPLAKLLWMKENKAELMEKTQCFVFSSKDYGIYKLTGTFATDPTTAATTGMMNLHTREWLPEIIEIFGLDANQLPTLCGSEEIVGYVSASAADEIGFSESTPVLCGSGDAGATAMGAAAIHQGDTYFYLGTTGWAAMVQDGFNPNRNEIFHLAHISPHLTISIAPLLNAGNVHRWAVDAFLSEGTNDKYSQFEGLVEDATAGSNGLLFLPYIHGERCPVHDTDAKGAFWGIGPKTGKSDMARAVIEGICFSYKQLMDLIIDQRNNDFLTLIGGGSKSASWCQILADMIGLQVRVPADSEYMPALGISASAFVQLGWAGSYQDFSERFLVTAEAKTYEPDMVNYEIYGGIYQRYLKLYPSLRGMYG from the coding sequence ATGAAGGAATACATTGCGGTTTTTGATATTGGAACGACGGCTGTGAAAGGTGTTCTAATCGACAGACATGCTACGATTATCGGAGAGTATCGTGTAAGCGTCGATACATATTATGGTGACAACGGGGAAGTAGAACAAATTCCTGCCGATTGGTGGGAAGGAATGAAAGAGATTACGCAAAAATGGTGGTTTGCATTAAACGTCGCTGCAAAACAAATTGTTGCGATTACGTTTACTGGCCAAATGGAAGATGTTATTTCCATTTCATCAACGTACCCGAATCAAAAAGCCATGCTATATTCAGATAACCGTTTTGAACAGGAAGCAGCGTACATTATGAAAAAATTGCCACATCTTCAAGCAAAAACAGGGAATACGATTCGCCCGTCGACTCCTTTAGCTAAGTTACTTTGGATGAAAGAAAATAAGGCAGAGCTCATGGAAAAGACGCAATGTTTTGTTTTCAGCTCAAAGGATTACGGTATTTATAAATTGACTGGTACGTTTGCCACAGATCCGACAACTGCCGCAACGACTGGCATGATGAATCTACATACGCGTGAATGGCTACCGGAAATCATAGAAATATTCGGACTCGATGCAAACCAACTTCCTACGCTATGCGGTTCCGAAGAAATAGTCGGGTACGTATCTGCATCGGCTGCAGATGAAATTGGATTTTCAGAATCTACACCTGTTTTGTGTGGAAGTGGAGATGCCGGTGCAACAGCGATGGGGGCAGCAGCGATTCATCAAGGAGACACCTATTTTTATCTCGGGACAACTGGATGGGCGGCTATGGTGCAAGATGGATTTAATCCAAACAGAAATGAAATTTTTCATTTAGCCCATATCTCTCCCCATTTAACGATCAGCATTGCTCCACTACTTAATGCCGGTAATGTACATAGATGGGCTGTGGATGCATTTTTAAGTGAGGGGACGAACGATAAGTACAGCCAGTTTGAGGGATTAGTAGAAGACGCTACAGCAGGAAGCAATGGGCTATTATTCCTTCCTTATATTCACGGCGAGAGATGTCCAGTTCATGACACGGATGCAAAAGGCGCTTTCTGGGGAATCGGACCGAAAACGGGAAAAAGTGATATGGCAAGGGCTGTGATAGAGGGGATATGTTTTTCCTATAAACAGTTAATGGATCTTATCATTGACCAAAGGAACAACGATTTTCTGACGTTAATTGGAGGAGGTTCTAAAAGCGCGTCTTGGTGCCAAATCTTAGCAGATATGATAGGTCTTCAGGTAAGAGTGCCAGCAGACAGTGAGTATATGCCTGCATTGGGTATCTCTGCTTCTGCCTTTGTGCAGCTTGGATGGGCTGGTAGTTATCAGGATTTTTCGGAGCGATTTTTAGTCACTGCTGAAGCTAAAACCTATGAGCCGGATATGGTGAATTATGAGATTTACGGAGGAATCTATCAACGGTATTTGAAGTTGTATCCTAGTTTGAGAGGGATGTATGGGTGA
- the codA gene encoding cytosine deaminase: MILQNAKIYGQAGKWDIAINGEEIKSITPAANNSGDGDDNAVDLNGKIVLPPFVEPHIHLDYALTAGTPRWNKSGSVFEGIEIWSERKQIVKETKEDIKQRALKAIKMQIKHGIQHVRTHVDVSDPTLKGLEALLEVKEEVKPWMDVQLVALPQEGLYTHPKGEELLEKALKMGADVVGGIPHYELTREDGVRSVIKALELAEKYEKLVDIHCDEIDDEQSRYLEVLAAEALKLGIGDRVTASHTTAMASYNDAYTYKLFQTLKKANIHFVALPKANLHLQGRFDNYPKRRGLTRVKELLEAGVNVSFGLDSIMDPWYPLGDGNLIHVVEIGLHACHMTDYDNIVTALELITTNGAKTLGIKEGYGVKEGNKANLIVIDTDSEYEAIRTQAPVIYSIRNGEIIVETKPAETTMNVPF, encoded by the coding sequence ATGATTTTACAAAATGCAAAAATTTATGGGCAAGCGGGCAAATGGGATATTGCCATAAATGGAGAAGAAATAAAATCGATTACCCCAGCTGCGAATAATAGTGGGGATGGTGATGACAACGCCGTTGATTTAAATGGGAAAATCGTACTTCCTCCTTTTGTTGAGCCTCATATTCACTTGGATTATGCGCTTACGGCAGGAACGCCTAGATGGAATAAGTCTGGGAGTGTATTTGAGGGGATCGAGATTTGGTCGGAACGAAAGCAAATAGTCAAAGAAACGAAAGAAGATATTAAACAACGAGCTTTAAAAGCGATAAAAATGCAGATAAAACATGGGATCCAGCATGTTCGAACACATGTCGACGTGAGTGACCCCACACTGAAAGGATTGGAAGCATTACTTGAAGTAAAAGAAGAAGTCAAACCCTGGATGGATGTACAGCTTGTGGCACTTCCTCAAGAAGGGCTTTATACACATCCAAAAGGAGAAGAATTGTTAGAGAAGGCCCTGAAAATGGGTGCTGATGTCGTCGGCGGGATTCCACATTACGAATTAACCCGTGAAGATGGCGTGCGATCTGTGATAAAAGCGCTGGAACTCGCAGAAAAATATGAAAAGCTAGTGGATATTCATTGTGATGAAATTGATGATGAACAATCAAGATACCTAGAAGTGCTTGCTGCAGAAGCGCTTAAATTAGGCATAGGAGATCGTGTTACAGCGAGCCATACTACTGCGATGGCATCTTATAATGATGCGTATACGTACAAGCTTTTTCAAACATTGAAGAAGGCGAATATTCATTTCGTTGCCCTTCCAAAGGCAAACTTGCATCTGCAAGGAAGATTTGACAATTACCCGAAACGCCGCGGCTTAACGCGTGTGAAAGAGCTGCTGGAAGCGGGGGTTAATGTCAGCTTCGGACTGGATTCGATCATGGATCCTTGGTACCCGCTTGGCGATGGCAATTTAATTCATGTGGTAGAAATCGGATTGCATGCTTGTCATATGACAGACTATGATAATATCGTTACTGCGCTTGAACTTATTACAACGAACGGGGCGAAAACGTTAGGAATAAAAGAAGGCTATGGTGTAAAAGAAGGAAACAAGGCAAACTTGATCGTTATTGATACGGATTCTGAATATGAAGCCATACGCACCCAAGCACCAGTTATCTACTCGATTCGAAATGGAGAAATCATTGTGGAAACAAAACCAGCAGAAACGACGATGAATGTACCGTTTTAA